The Oncorhynchus kisutch isolate 150728-3 unplaced genomic scaffold, Okis_V2 Okis07a-Okis12b_hom, whole genome shotgun sequence genome includes a region encoding these proteins:
- the LOC116360207 gene encoding serine/threonine-protein kinase pim-2-like — protein sequence MLCGDQPFNTRREIIYEEPYIKDQLSRHCVDLLRRCLAKRPRGRPTLDEMLLHPWLQPDTPPGSSRTRPPAPAGHAPRLHPDPPPGSSRARPPAPSRPAPWLQ from the exons ATGCTGTGTGGGGACCAGCCCTTCAACACACGACGAGAGATCATCTATGAAGAGCCTTACATCAAGGACCAACTGTCCAGAC ACTGTGTGGATCTGTTGAGGAGGTGTCTGGCGAAGCGACCCCGAGGACGGCCCACTCTGGACGAGATGTTACTCCACCCCTGGCTCCAGCCGGACACACCCCCTGGCTCCAGCCGGACACGCCCCCCGGCTCCAGCCGGACACGCCCCCCGGCTCCATCCAGACCCGCCCCCTGGCTCCAGCCGGGCACGCCCCCCGGCTCCATCCAGACCCGCCCCCTGGCTCCAGTGA